CTTTGTCCTCCATGATGGCCGCATTGTTGATGAGAGCATCGAGGTGGTCGAACTGCGCGGCTACCGCCTTTGCTGCCTGTTGAATACTCGCTCGGTCACTCACATCAATCTCGACGAACTCCGCCGATGCCCGGCCTTTTTGGAGGGAGGCGACCGCCTGTTTGCCCGCCTCAGCTTTGCGCGCTCCCACGAGGACGTGGTAGCCCTTTTCACCAAGCTGCCGGGCAATCTCGTAGCCGATCCCCTTGTTAGCGCCCGTTACCAGGGCAATTCTTTTTTTCGCCATATCCTAATTCCTCCCAAGGCTGTTTCAAGAGAATCAGCCGTGGGCTTACGATGCTGCCGATGGAGTTTCGATTCGTATTTGTAGCATTGGTCAGAAAAAGAAGGAAGCCTGACCCCGACGAAACGAGGACAGGCTTCCTGACGGACTGTAATGAGCGGCTATTGGCTGTTCTTGCTTTGGTTCTGATCGTGGCGGCGTAACTGGCCTTTCAATTCAGAATTCTGCTCCGCGTACGTGTCGAGCAGGTTGCGCAAATACGAATTCTCATTGCGCAACTGTTTCATAACACGAACATCCGGGGCGACGGCCGGGGCTTCGGCTTCCGCTTTCTTCTCTGAAGCGAGCTTCGCGTTGAGATCCTTATTTTGCCTCTCGAGGTCGGCAACCTGCACGCTGGCCTTCTTGCCCTTGTCCGCTTCGGCACGAGCGACGTCGAGTTGTCCCTGCAGCTTCTTCAACTCCGCCGAGTTGTCGACAGGCACCGGTTTCGCGGCGGCCGCAGCCGCGTTCTTATCGGCGGCAGCAAGCTTTGCACTCAGGTCCTTGTTCTGCTTCTGCAAGTCAGAAACCTGGCTGGCGGATTTGTTTGCCTGGTCGAGTTGCTTGTGCGTGTCTGCGAGTTGGGCCCGCAGGGTCTTCACTTCGCTGCTATCAGCCACGGGCACAGGCGTAACTCCCGGCTTTGCTGCGACCTGCTTCTTCAAGTCGGCCACTTCAGCGCGCGACCTGTCCAGTTCGTCGCGCAGACTCTTGGCCTGTGCGGAATCTGCGGACGCGATATTCGTCTTCTTCTCAGCCGCTGCCAGTTTCGCGCTTAGATCTTTGTTCTGTTTCTGCAGATCCGATAGTTGGGCAGCGTTCTTCTTCTCCAGGTCAGTGCTGGACTTGCGCGCCTTGTCCGCGTCAGCACGAGCATTGTCGGCATCCGCTCGCAGTTTTTTCACTTCAGCGGGATCAGCTGTGGGTGTTGCCGCCTTCTTCTGGGCGGTCGCAAGCTGCGCGCTGAGATCCTTGTTTTGCTTTTCGAGGTCGGCAGCCTGAGCGCTGGCTTTCTTGCCCTTGTCCGCTTCAGCGCGAGCGGCATCGAGTTGTCCCTGCAGCTTCTTTAATTCCGCCGAATTGTCCACCGGCACCGGTTTCCCGGCGGCAGCGGTTGCCTTCTTATCGGCAGCGGCGAGCTTCGCGCTCAAGTCTTTATTTTGTTTCTCGAGATCGGGGACCTGGGCGGCCGATTTCTTCGCGGCATCAGCATCCGCGTGCGCTTTGCTCAATTCGGCGCGGAGCTTCTTCATTTCCGCGGAATCAGCCGGGGGGGCGGCTACGGGTGGGCTGGCAATAACTGTCGAAGACCCTGACGCCGGCGTGGCCGCTGCCTTTTTCAAACGGTCGATTTCGGCGCGCGCATCGGCGAGTTCGGCGCGCGCATCGGCGAGTTCGGCGCGCAGTTTCTTCGCTTCACCAAAATCGACGGGTGCAGGTGCCGGAGCGGGAGGGGCAGGCTTGACCGCAGCCGCTTTTTTCTCAGCGGCGGCCAGTTGGGTCTTGAGATCCTTGTTTTCCTTGGCGAGCGCATCGAGCTTGGAACTGGACTTGGCGGCGCGCTTTGCATCGGTGAGATCGGATTGAAGCTGGTGGTTCTCCGCTTCGAGCTTGTCAATTTGTGCCTTGAGCTTTGCCGATTGTTTGGCGGTGGCTGCTTTTACTTCTGGAGCCGGTGGCGGGGTGGAAGGCGTGGCCACGGGTGCTGGTGGCGCCGTTGGCACTTCAACCGCCGGTGTGACCACCGATGGAGCAGGCGCCTGTGGGGCGGGTGCGGGAGGTGGCTCCGGCATTTTCGCCTTCACCGCGTCGAAACGAGATTGGCAGTCCTTCAGACGGTACTCGACCATTTGAGCATTCCAGTCGGGCGCCTCGGTCCGAATGCCATGTAAGATGTCCACTGCGGCCTGGTATTTGTGGTATGCGGTCGCGAGATCTGATTTCTCCTCGGCGGTTTGACCCTGCTCAATGAGAACAAAGGCGTCCGCATATCGGGAACCCTCGTCAGCAGCCCAAGTGGATCGGGCAGGTACCACGGACAATAGGCACAGAACTATCGCGAACAGAACTACTAAACGTTTCTTCATCAGGAAGCCTCCTTGCACAAGGATATAACGAAACGGGGCTTGTAATGCAACCATTTCGTTGCGCAGTGACAGAAAGGGGTGCGGCCGATATTCCAGCAAGCCGGGTAGGCCAGGTATAGGTTAGTGGTGGTGTCCGCCCGCACCGTGGGCGTGGCCGTGGGACAACTCTTCCTTTGTCGCCTCGCGGACTTCCGTGATTTCGACATCAAAGGCCAGGTCCATGCCCGCCAGCGGGTGATTGCCGTCGAGAGTCACATGGGTCTCCGTTACTTTCAGCGCGGTGACCACGGGTGAGTGTGAATCCTGTCCGGCACGGAAGCGGTCGCCCGCTTTGATGCCGCGGGTGGGCATTTGATCCAACGGCACTTCGACGATATTCTCCGGGTCCTTTTCGCCGTAGGCATCCTTGGCTTTAACTTTGACGTGCTTTTTGTCGCCGACCTTCATGCCGCTCAACGCCGTTTCGAGACCAGGAATGATCTGCCCGACGCCTTCGAGAAACGTCAACGGCTCGCCGTCGGCGGAAGAGTCGAGAGTCTTGCCGTCGGGATCCGTTAGCGTGTAGTGGAATGAAATGATCTTTTGGCTCACGTTGGTTGACCTTTCAATAATTTGTTCGGGCCGCACCCTACGATGGTTTGAGCGATTTGTCGAAGAAGAAAGCGAGAACGCTGGCGGGGGAATTGGCGTGGATACGGTTTCCCGACACCATCCGATTCTTCAAGTTTGTGCGGAAATATGGGAAGGCGTGATGGCGGGTTGGTTCAGCGCGTCAAGCTTCTCGCAGAACGACCGGACCACGACAGAGATCCTTCGACTTCGCTCAGGATGACAGGCCGGGGAATTGGGTGAAGGAGAAACGATGGCACGCGGGCCGCGCCCTACAAGTCGAACCGGCAGGCCGAAACACGCCGAGCCTTCTTCGCCAAGGCTACGAAGCCCAAACGCCGCGGCGGGCCTACAACGCAAGCTGTGACATGGGCGGAATCGACTATTAGTAATGGATATTTCTTCTGGACATCGATTACCGATAATAGTATAGTGCCGCATGTTCTCTAACCGGAAGAAGCGATTGAGTGGCGGGGCAAGTGTTTCCATGGTGCGGAGGGCAAATGAACGCACGGGAACGGCGCGAAACCCTGCGGGCTTCGCGCCCTACAAGTCGGACCGGAACGGCGGCAACCGGGCCGGTCGCCCTACAAGTTGGACCGGAAAGACGACGCGCGGGCCGCGCGCCCCCAAAATCGTCGGAATACCATGAGGCGCGAAAAACATGCTTTCTGCGAAACGAACCCAAATGCGATTTGTGAAAAAAATGGGATAAGTGATTGATGTGGAAGAGTATGGAAACATTACAGAAAAATGACAAATGGGTTGGTTTTTTTCGCGAAAGGAGAAAGTCGGAACCGCGCCTACGGGGAGAGGGACGGCGGTCCGACCTCCTTGAGTTTCCTGCTTTGCGGGGTTATCCTAAACCCTCCGGTTGATCGTACTGGGTGAGCTTTTGATGCCATGAAGCATTCCTTAAGGAATATCTCTTTCTTTCTCACGGCGCTGTTGCATATGTGCTTCTCAAGCCTCTGTCTTGCCACTCCCCCGATCTCGACGAATGCGATTCTCTTTGTCACGCAGGTGCCGATGCCGACGGAGATCAACGCGCGGGAGATCACGCAGAGCGTTGTAAATGTCTCGTCATCGTTCGGGAACCAGCTCGGTGATACCGCGTCCTGCGGGCGCGGGGGAGCGCTTTGGATTTGGTACCCCGATGGTTCCGTAACGAACCTCACCTTGCTCGCAGGTTACGGAACCGCGAACACGTTTCAGGGGACGACAAGCATCGCCGCTCGCGAGCCAAGCGTGCATTGGGGCGGGACCAAGGCGCTCTTCAGCATGGTTGTCGGTGCGCCGACCAACCAGGCCGACCTCACCAGATTCTACTGGCAGATTTATGAGATCTCGAACTTCGCCGTGAAAGGCCAGACGCCGATTATCACCTACGTGCCGCGTCAGCCCACGAACTACAACAATGTCAGCCCCACCTACGGCACGGATGGGCGCATCATCTTTGCCAGCGACCGGCCGCGCGATGGTTCGGCGTACCTGTATCCGCAGCGCGAAGAGTATTTGCAATTGCCGACTGTGTCGGGCCTGTGGAGTCTCGATCCGAATGCGGGCGATCTGTTTCTGGTAGAGCACTCCCCGTCGGGTTCCTTCAAGCCGTTCGTGGACAGCGTGGGTCGCGTGATCTTCACGCGCTGGGACCATCTCGCGCGCGACGTGGAGGCGGTGACCGACCGTCAGGGGACAAGCACCAACCATGTTTTCAATTATTCCGACGAATCGGCTGGCGCGTTGGTAACGACGAACACGACCGAAGTGTTTCCCGAGCCGCGTCCCTCCGACACTGCCGCGCTCGCGGGCACCAACATGCGCGGGAACGCTTTTAACCAGTTCTTTCCGTGGGCGACCGACGAAGACGGCACGGGCGAGGAGGTCGTCAACCACATCGGGAGGCACGAGCTACTGCAAAACGTGCCCAGTTCCACTTTCACCAACGATCCGAATATCGTTACGCTCGATCATACGCAACGCTTCAACACCAATTATGTTGGTGGCTTCTTTCCCTCGCGAGAAGATCCCGGCACGACCGGACTGCTCTATGGCGTGGACGCCGCCGACATCGGCACGCATGCCGCGGGGCAAATCGTGACCTTGACCGCCAACATCAATACGAATCCCGATTTCATGGTCATCAATTACGTCACGGCAAAACTACCGCAGGTTCCACCGTTTACCGGCGGCCTCTACCGCAATCCACTGCCGATGAGCAACGGCGTGCTGGTCGCCATCCATGCCGCGAATGCCACCAACGTGGACTCAAACGTCGGCACGCCCACCGCGCCGAAATCAATGTACGATTTTCGTTTGAAGACCCTTAAACAGACCGGAAATGTTTTCGTGCCTGATAAAATTCTCACGCCGGGTTTTACCAATACGTTCAGCTACTATGTCGGCTCCAATCTGGTCACCAGCAGCGGCGCGCTCTGGGAACTGGATCCTGTCGAAGTCGCTTCGCGTCCCATCCCGCCGAAGCGCGTTGCAAGCGTGCAGACCGTTGAAGGGCAGGTCTTCACGGAGGAGGGTGTCGATCTGCCCACGTTCCAGAATTATCTGCGCACAAACAATCTGGCGCTCGTCGTCAGCCGCAACGCAACTGCCCGCGACCACGCCGATCGTCAGCAGCCGTTCAACCTCAAGGTTGGCTGGCCCGGCGGCACCCAAACGCTCGGCACCAACGGCACGATCTACACGATTGGTTTCCTGCAACTGATGCAAGCCGATTTGTTGCGTGGTTTCATGCCAGATGGTGTGACTCCCGCGCCGGGTCGGCGCGTGCTGAGCCAGCCGCTGCATGATGCCTTCGCGTTGAATCCTCCGCCCACGAACATTGCGCCGGCCGGTGCTGTTCAACTGGCCACGGACGGTTCGTTCGCGGTGATCGTTCCCGCGCGTCGCGCGTTAAGCTGGCAACTGACCGACACGAACGCCGCGCCGATTGTCCGTGAACGCTACTGGATCACGTTCCAGCCCGGCGAAGTCCGCACCTGCGCCAATTGCCATGGCATCAATCAGCACGATCAGACGGGTATTCAGGGTCCTCCGACCAACGAGCCGCTGGCTTTGCGTACGCTGTTGCGCTTCTGGCTGGCCAGCAATCCCGTTGGTACGGCGCAATTCAGCGGCGCGAACTATTCAGTTTCCGAAACTGCCGGTGGTCTCACAATCCCGGTCAATCGCATCGGTGGCAGCGTCGGCCCGCTTACCGTAACCTTCAATACAGCCAATGGCACGGCGCTGGCAGGCACTGACTATGTCGCCACAAACGGTGTACTCACATGGCTGGACGGCGACGCGACGGGCAAATCGCTGACGGTTCCGATTCTCAACGATGGCCTGGGGGAGAGCAACGAGACCTTTACGATCACGTTGACTGGCGGCACCGTAACCAACACGGCATCCGTCACGATCCTCAAACAACCCATCCA
This portion of the Verrucomicrobiia bacterium genome encodes:
- a CDS encoding peptidylprolyl isomerase, giving the protein MSQKIISFHYTLTDPDGKTLDSSADGEPLTFLEGVGQIIPGLETALSGMKVGDKKHVKVKAKDAYGEKDPENIVEVPLDQMPTRGIKAGDRFRAGQDSHSPVVTALKVTETHVTLDGNHPLAGMDLAFDVEITEVREATKEELSHGHAHGAGGHHH
- a CDS encoding Calx-beta domain-containing protein — protein: MKHSLRNISFFLTALLHMCFSSLCLATPPISTNAILFVTQVPMPTEINAREITQSVVNVSSSFGNQLGDTASCGRGGALWIWYPDGSVTNLTLLAGYGTANTFQGTTSIAAREPSVHWGGTKALFSMVVGAPTNQADLTRFYWQIYEISNFAVKGQTPIITYVPRQPTNYNNVSPTYGTDGRIIFASDRPRDGSAYLYPQREEYLQLPTVSGLWSLDPNAGDLFLVEHSPSGSFKPFVDSVGRVIFTRWDHLARDVEAVTDRQGTSTNHVFNYSDESAGALVTTNTTEVFPEPRPSDTAALAGTNMRGNAFNQFFPWATDEDGTGEEVVNHIGRHELLQNVPSSTFTNDPNIVTLDHTQRFNTNYVGGFFPSREDPGTTGLLYGVDAADIGTHAAGQIVTLTANINTNPDFMVINYVTAKLPQVPPFTGGLYRNPLPMSNGVLVAIHAANATNVDSNVGTPTAPKSMYDFRLKTLKQTGNVFVPDKILTPGFTNTFSYYVGSNLVTSSGALWELDPVEVASRPIPPKRVASVQTVEGQVFTEEGVDLPTFQNYLRTNNLALVVSRNATARDHADRQQPFNLKVGWPGGTQTLGTNGTIYTIGFLQLMQADLLRGFMPDGVTPAPGRRVLSQPLHDAFALNPPPTNIAPAGAVQLATDGSFAVIVPARRALSWQLTDTNAAPIVRERYWITFQPGEVRTCANCHGINQHDQTGIQGPPTNEPLALRTLLRFWLASNPVGTAQFSGANYSVSETAGGLTIPVNRIGGSVGPLTVTFNTANGTALAGTDYVATNGVLTWLDGDATGKSLTVPILNDGLGESNETFTITLTGGTVTNTASVTILKQPIQVWRVTNFGTNANNVAIAGDLADPDSDGVTNLLEYALGLNPNAANLSGLPAVGQTNGFLTLTYMRVNSATDISYLPEVSGDLVNWNGGPSFVSQSVLASNSVFQTIQARDLVPSGTATRRFIRLHITHP